Proteins from one Puntigrus tetrazona isolate hp1 chromosome 10, ASM1883169v1, whole genome shotgun sequence genomic window:
- the plpp1a gene encoding phospholipid phosphatase 1 isoform X4 — protein MIPITVLTMIIGECLSVYLNRVKSKSFCNSYVACIYKAIGTFVFGAAMSQSLTDIAKYSIGRLRPHFLNVCKPDWTQINCTGGAYIEDFVCLGDSTKVNEGRLSFYSGHSSFSMYCMLFLALYLQARMQAEWARLLRPTLQFFLIAASVYTGLSRVSDYKHHWSDVLAGLVQGAIVALLVVFFVSDFFKKRVEPQKEAEIPHTTLQETPTNGNHYENPN, from the exons ATGATTCCTATCACTGTGCTTACT ATGATCATAGGGGAGTGCCTTTCAGTCTATCTAAACCGCGTCAAATCAAAGTCTTTCTGCAACAGTTATGTGGCCTGTATCTATAAGGCCATTGGCACCTTCGTGTTTGGTGCCGCTATGAGCCAATCACTTACTGACATTGCCAAGTATTCCATCGGCCGGCTGCGGCCACACTTTCTGAACGTGTGCAAACCGGACTGGACGCAGATCAACTGCACAGGAGGGGCTTACATTGAGGACTTCGTCTGCCTTGGGGATTCAACCAAGGTCAACGAGGGAAG actCTCGTTTTACTCGGGACACTCCTCATTCTCCATGTACTGCATGCTGTTCCTGGCA CTTTATCTTCAAGCTAGAATGCAAGCCGAATGGGCACGGCTCCTTCGCCCCACGCTCCAGTTCTTCCTGATCGCCGCCTCCGTCTATACGGGACTGTCCCGAGTGTCCGACTACAAACACCACTGGAGCGATGTCCTCGCAGGACTCGTACAAGGAGCCATCGTGGCTTTACTAGTG GTTTTCTTCGTCTCTGACTTCTTCAAAAAGAGAGTGGAGCCACAGAAGGAGGCCGAGATCCCACACACCACCTTACAGGAGACACCTACGAATGGAAATCATTATGAAAACCCAAACTAA
- the csgalnact1a gene encoding chondroitin sulfate N-acetylgalactosaminyltransferase 1 isoform X1, which translates to MVFRDAPAFLNFVFLPVLLLRLSAGMLRRGLLAWLSRVGVLLVVVCCCLSLLYVITCSPHADEPMAGQPLPRAGGMAMPGSPSRPGGVGGAPIGREGFQALLQEREEQHRQHIASLKKQIAQLKEALQERSEQLKGMQDSVEKSAGKGTVGDVADEHSHSDLQEFLRSQLSRAEVHSGIRLPSEYAVVPFESFTLQRVYQLEMGLTRHPEEKPVRKDRRDELGEVVESALHALNAPSQGGDQAKASKVYTPSDFIEGLSRTEKDKGTLYELTFRGEQKQEFRRLLLFRPFGPLMKVKSELVETAGVSINIVLPLSQRADKFKQFMHNFREVCVKQDGRVHLTVVYFGKDQMNEVKGTLENTSRELNFRNFTLIQLNEEFSRGRGLDVGARAWKGGNVLLFFCDVDIFFTADFLNTCRLNAQPGEPVSVFSGKKVFYPVLFSQYNPAVVYGSQDHVPPVDQQLIIKKDTGFWRDFGFGMTCQYRSDFINIGGFDVDIKGWGGEDVHLYRKYLHSKLLVVRAPSRGLFHLWHEKHCADQLTPDQYKMCMQSKAMNEASHGQLGMLLFRHEIEAHLRRQKQSAAKKP; encoded by the exons ATGGTGTTCAGAGATGCCCCAGCTTTCCTGAACTTCGTCTTCCTGCCAGTCTTGTTGTTGAGGTTGTCCGCTGGGATGCTGCGCAGGGGTCTTCTGGCCTGGCTCTCTCGAGTGGGTGTCCTGTTAGTGGTGGTGTGCTGTTGTCTTTCGCTTCTTTACGTCATCACTTGCAGCCCTCATGCAGATGAACCCATGGCCGGGCAACCCCTGCCCAGGGCCGGAGGGATGGCTATGCCGGGCAGTCCGAGCAGACCCGGTGGGGTTGGAGGCGCTCCGATCGGCCGGGAAGGGTTCCAAGCCCTTCTCCAAGAGCGTGAAGAGCAGCACCGGCAGCACATCGCCAGCTTGAAAAAACAAATCGCTCAACTCAAAGAGGCTCTCCAGGAACGGAGTGAGCAACTCAAAGGCATGCAGGACTCTGTGGAGAAGTCGGCTGGGAAGGGGACAGTGGGCGACGTGGCCGATGAGCACAGCCACAGCGACCTGCAGGAGTTCCTGCGCAGCCAGCTGAGCCGGGCAGAGGTGCACTCTGGGATAAGACTCCCGAGCGAGTACGCCGTGGTGCCCTTCGAGAGCTTCACCTTGCAGCGCGTCTACCAGCTGGAAATGGGCTTGACCCGTCACCCCGAGGAGAAGCCGGTGAGGAAGGACCGCAGGGACGAGCTGGGGGAGGTTGTGGAGAGCGCCCTGCACGCCCTCAATGCTCCAAGTCAAGGTGGAGACCAAGCCAAAGCCAGCAAAGTCTACACGCCGTCAGACTTCATAGAAG GCCTGTCACGCACCGAGAAGGACAAGGGCACGCTGTACGAGCTGACCTTCCGTGGAGAGCAGAAGCAAGAGTTTCGGAGGCTGCTTCTCTTCCGTCCCTTCGGTCCGCTCATGAAAGTGAAGAGTGAGCTGGTGGAGACGGCCGGCGTGTCCATTAACATCGTGCTGCCTCTGTCCCAGAGAGCCGACAAATTCAAGCAGTTCATGCACAACTTCAG agaggtgtgtgtgaagCAGGACGGCCGGGTGCACCTGACTGTGGTATATTTTGGAAAGGACCAGATGAATGAGGTCAAAGGGACCTTGGAGAACACATCGAG GGAGCTGAACTTCCGTAACTTCACTCTGATTCAGCTGAATGAGGAGTTTTCTCGAGGTCGAGGGCTGGATGTGGGCGCTCGGGCCTGGAAAGGAGGCAACGTGCTGCTCTTCTTCTGTGACGTGGACATCTTCTTCACAGCCGACTTCTTGAACACGTGTCGTCTGAACGCCCAGCCTG GTGAGCCTGTAAGTGTTTTCTCAGGGAAGAAGGTGTTTTACCCGGTCCTCTTCAGCCAGTATAACCCGGCGGTGGTCTACGGCTCTCAGGATCACGTCCCTCCTGTGGACCAGCAGCTG ATCATTAAGAAAGACACCGGCTTTTGGAGGGACTTCGGCTTCGGTATGACCTGCCAGTACAGATCTGATTTCATCAATATAG GGGGCTTCGATGTGGACATCAAGGGCTGGGGCGGCGAGGACGTCCATCTCTACAGGAAGTACCTGCACAGCAAGCTTCTGGTGGTCCGGGCCCCGTCTCGAGGACTCTTTCATCTGTGGCACGAGAAGCACTGCGCTGACCAGCTGACCCCGGACCAGTACAAGATGTGCATGCAGTCCAAAGCCATGAACGAGGCGTCCCACGGCCAGCTGGGCATGCTGCTCTTCAGACACGAGATCGAGGCTCACCTCCGCAGACAGAAGCAGAGCGCCGCCAAAAAACCTTGA
- the csgalnact1a gene encoding chondroitin sulfate N-acetylgalactosaminyltransferase 1 isoform X2 has translation MVFRDAPAFLNFVFLPVLLLRLSAGMLRRGLLAWLSRVGVLLVVVCCCLSLLYVITCSPHADEPMAGQPLPRAGGMAMPGSPSRPGGVGGAPIGREGFQALLQEREEQHRQHIASLKKQIAQLKEALQERSEQLKGMQDSVEKSAGKGTVGDVADEHSHSDLQEFLRSQLSRAEVHSGIRLPSEYAVVPFESFTLQRVYQLEMGLTRHPEEKPVRKDRRDELGEVVESALHALNAPSQGGDQAKASKVYTPSDFIEGLSRTEKDKGTLYELTFRGEQKQEFRRLLLFRPFGPLMKVKSELVETAGVSINIVLPLSQRADKFKQFMHNFREVCVKQDGRVHLTVVYFGKDQMNEVKGTLENTSRELNFRNFTLIQLNEEFSRGRGLDVGARAWKGGNVLLFFCDVDIFFTADFLNTCRLNAQPGKKVFYPVLFSQYNPAVVYGSQDHVPPVDQQLIIKKDTGFWRDFGFGMTCQYRSDFINIGGFDVDIKGWGGEDVHLYRKYLHSKLLVVRAPSRGLFHLWHEKHCADQLTPDQYKMCMQSKAMNEASHGQLGMLLFRHEIEAHLRRQKQSAAKKP, from the exons ATGGTGTTCAGAGATGCCCCAGCTTTCCTGAACTTCGTCTTCCTGCCAGTCTTGTTGTTGAGGTTGTCCGCTGGGATGCTGCGCAGGGGTCTTCTGGCCTGGCTCTCTCGAGTGGGTGTCCTGTTAGTGGTGGTGTGCTGTTGTCTTTCGCTTCTTTACGTCATCACTTGCAGCCCTCATGCAGATGAACCCATGGCCGGGCAACCCCTGCCCAGGGCCGGAGGGATGGCTATGCCGGGCAGTCCGAGCAGACCCGGTGGGGTTGGAGGCGCTCCGATCGGCCGGGAAGGGTTCCAAGCCCTTCTCCAAGAGCGTGAAGAGCAGCACCGGCAGCACATCGCCAGCTTGAAAAAACAAATCGCTCAACTCAAAGAGGCTCTCCAGGAACGGAGTGAGCAACTCAAAGGCATGCAGGACTCTGTGGAGAAGTCGGCTGGGAAGGGGACAGTGGGCGACGTGGCCGATGAGCACAGCCACAGCGACCTGCAGGAGTTCCTGCGCAGCCAGCTGAGCCGGGCAGAGGTGCACTCTGGGATAAGACTCCCGAGCGAGTACGCCGTGGTGCCCTTCGAGAGCTTCACCTTGCAGCGCGTCTACCAGCTGGAAATGGGCTTGACCCGTCACCCCGAGGAGAAGCCGGTGAGGAAGGACCGCAGGGACGAGCTGGGGGAGGTTGTGGAGAGCGCCCTGCACGCCCTCAATGCTCCAAGTCAAGGTGGAGACCAAGCCAAAGCCAGCAAAGTCTACACGCCGTCAGACTTCATAGAAG GCCTGTCACGCACCGAGAAGGACAAGGGCACGCTGTACGAGCTGACCTTCCGTGGAGAGCAGAAGCAAGAGTTTCGGAGGCTGCTTCTCTTCCGTCCCTTCGGTCCGCTCATGAAAGTGAAGAGTGAGCTGGTGGAGACGGCCGGCGTGTCCATTAACATCGTGCTGCCTCTGTCCCAGAGAGCCGACAAATTCAAGCAGTTCATGCACAACTTCAG agaggtgtgtgtgaagCAGGACGGCCGGGTGCACCTGACTGTGGTATATTTTGGAAAGGACCAGATGAATGAGGTCAAAGGGACCTTGGAGAACACATCGAG GGAGCTGAACTTCCGTAACTTCACTCTGATTCAGCTGAATGAGGAGTTTTCTCGAGGTCGAGGGCTGGATGTGGGCGCTCGGGCCTGGAAAGGAGGCAACGTGCTGCTCTTCTTCTGTGACGTGGACATCTTCTTCACAGCCGACTTCTTGAACACGTGTCGTCTGAACGCCCAGCCTG GGAAGAAGGTGTTTTACCCGGTCCTCTTCAGCCAGTATAACCCGGCGGTGGTCTACGGCTCTCAGGATCACGTCCCTCCTGTGGACCAGCAGCTG ATCATTAAGAAAGACACCGGCTTTTGGAGGGACTTCGGCTTCGGTATGACCTGCCAGTACAGATCTGATTTCATCAATATAG GGGGCTTCGATGTGGACATCAAGGGCTGGGGCGGCGAGGACGTCCATCTCTACAGGAAGTACCTGCACAGCAAGCTTCTGGTGGTCCGGGCCCCGTCTCGAGGACTCTTTCATCTGTGGCACGAGAAGCACTGCGCTGACCAGCTGACCCCGGACCAGTACAAGATGTGCATGCAGTCCAAAGCCATGAACGAGGCGTCCCACGGCCAGCTGGGCATGCTGCTCTTCAGACACGAGATCGAGGCTCACCTCCGCAGACAGAAGCAGAGCGCCGCCAAAAAACCTTGA
- the plpp1a gene encoding phospholipid phosphatase 1 isoform X2 → MFETRGVPFILLDIACLILVGVPFAILTIQHKTFKRGFFCNDDSINYPYKEDTISYQLLGGVMIPITVLTMIIGECLSVYLNRVKSKSFCNSYVACIYKAIGTFVFGAAMSQSLTDIAKYSIGRLRPHFLNVCKPDWTQINCTGGAYIEDFVCLGDSTKVNEGRLSFYSGHSSFSMYCMLFLALYLQARMQAEWARLLRPTLQFFLIAASVYTGLSRVSDYKHHWSDVLAGLVQGAIVALLVVFFVSDFFKKRVEPQKEAEIPHTTLQETPTNGNHYENPN, encoded by the exons ATGTTTGAAACCAGAGGAGTCCCCTTTATATTGCTCGACATCGCGTGCCTAATACTCG TTGGAGTCCCATTTGCAATACTCAcaatacaacacaaaacattcaaacgAGGATTTTTCTGTAACGATGACTCTATCAACTACCCATATAAAGAAGACACCATTTCCTATCAGTTATTAGGAGGAGTAATGATTCCTATCACTGTGCTTACT ATGATCATAGGGGAGTGCCTTTCAGTCTATCTAAACCGCGTCAAATCAAAGTCTTTCTGCAACAGTTATGTGGCCTGTATCTATAAGGCCATTGGCACCTTCGTGTTTGGTGCCGCTATGAGCCAATCACTTACTGACATTGCCAAGTATTCCATCGGCCGGCTGCGGCCACACTTTCTGAACGTGTGCAAACCGGACTGGACGCAGATCAACTGCACAGGAGGGGCTTACATTGAGGACTTCGTCTGCCTTGGGGATTCAACCAAGGTCAACGAGGGAAG actCTCGTTTTACTCGGGACACTCCTCATTCTCCATGTACTGCATGCTGTTCCTGGCA CTTTATCTTCAAGCTAGAATGCAAGCCGAATGGGCACGGCTCCTTCGCCCCACGCTCCAGTTCTTCCTGATCGCCGCCTCCGTCTATACGGGACTGTCCCGAGTGTCCGACTACAAACACCACTGGAGCGATGTCCTCGCAGGACTCGTACAAGGAGCCATCGTGGCTTTACTAGTG GTTTTCTTCGTCTCTGACTTCTTCAAAAAGAGAGTGGAGCCACAGAAGGAGGCCGAGATCCCACACACCACCTTACAGGAGACACCTACGAATGGAAATCATTATGAAAACCCAAACTAA
- the plpp1a gene encoding phospholipid phosphatase 1 isoform X1 — translation MFETRGVPFILLDIACLILAGLPLAAFNLGKIKPYQRGFFCNDESISYPFHSSTVTSTVLYTLGFTLPTCSMIIGECLSVYLNRVKSKSFCNSYVACIYKAIGTFVFGAAMSQSLTDIAKYSIGRLRPHFLNVCKPDWTQINCTGGAYIEDFVCLGDSTKVNEGRLSFYSGHSSFSMYCMLFLALYLQARMQAEWARLLRPTLQFFLIAASVYTGLSRVSDYKHHWSDVLAGLVQGAIVALLVVFFVSDFFKKRVEPQKEAEIPHTTLQETPTNGNHYENPN, via the exons ATGTTTGAAACCAGAGGAGTCCCCTTTATATTGCTCGACATCGCGTGCCTAATACTCG CTGGCCTCCCGCTTGCAGCGTTTAACCTGGGTAAAATCAAACCGTATCAGCGGGGCTTTTTCTGTAATGACGAGAGCATCAGCTATCCCTTCCACAGCAGCACAGTCACCTCCACTGTGCTCTACACACTGGGCTTCACCCTCCCCACGTGTAGT ATGATCATAGGGGAGTGCCTTTCAGTCTATCTAAACCGCGTCAAATCAAAGTCTTTCTGCAACAGTTATGTGGCCTGTATCTATAAGGCCATTGGCACCTTCGTGTTTGGTGCCGCTATGAGCCAATCACTTACTGACATTGCCAAGTATTCCATCGGCCGGCTGCGGCCACACTTTCTGAACGTGTGCAAACCGGACTGGACGCAGATCAACTGCACAGGAGGGGCTTACATTGAGGACTTCGTCTGCCTTGGGGATTCAACCAAGGTCAACGAGGGAAG actCTCGTTTTACTCGGGACACTCCTCATTCTCCATGTACTGCATGCTGTTCCTGGCA CTTTATCTTCAAGCTAGAATGCAAGCCGAATGGGCACGGCTCCTTCGCCCCACGCTCCAGTTCTTCCTGATCGCCGCCTCCGTCTATACGGGACTGTCCCGAGTGTCCGACTACAAACACCACTGGAGCGATGTCCTCGCAGGACTCGTACAAGGAGCCATCGTGGCTTTACTAGTG GTTTTCTTCGTCTCTGACTTCTTCAAAAAGAGAGTGGAGCCACAGAAGGAGGCCGAGATCCCACACACCACCTTACAGGAGACACCTACGAATGGAAATCATTATGAAAACCCAAACTAA
- the plpp1a gene encoding phospholipid phosphatase 1 isoform X3, producing the protein MDFTQTAGHIQCMLVGVPFAILTIQHKTFKRGFFCNDDSINYPYKEDTISYQLLGGVMIPITVLTMIIGECLSVYLNRVKSKSFCNSYVACIYKAIGTFVFGAAMSQSLTDIAKYSIGRLRPHFLNVCKPDWTQINCTGGAYIEDFVCLGDSTKVNEGRLSFYSGHSSFSMYCMLFLALYLQARMQAEWARLLRPTLQFFLIAASVYTGLSRVSDYKHHWSDVLAGLVQGAIVALLVVFFVSDFFKKRVEPQKEAEIPHTTLQETPTNGNHYENPN; encoded by the exons ATGGACTTCACACAAACAGCAGGCCACATTCAATGCATGTTGG TTGGAGTCCCATTTGCAATACTCAcaatacaacacaaaacattcaaacgAGGATTTTTCTGTAACGATGACTCTATCAACTACCCATATAAAGAAGACACCATTTCCTATCAGTTATTAGGAGGAGTAATGATTCCTATCACTGTGCTTACT ATGATCATAGGGGAGTGCCTTTCAGTCTATCTAAACCGCGTCAAATCAAAGTCTTTCTGCAACAGTTATGTGGCCTGTATCTATAAGGCCATTGGCACCTTCGTGTTTGGTGCCGCTATGAGCCAATCACTTACTGACATTGCCAAGTATTCCATCGGCCGGCTGCGGCCACACTTTCTGAACGTGTGCAAACCGGACTGGACGCAGATCAACTGCACAGGAGGGGCTTACATTGAGGACTTCGTCTGCCTTGGGGATTCAACCAAGGTCAACGAGGGAAG actCTCGTTTTACTCGGGACACTCCTCATTCTCCATGTACTGCATGCTGTTCCTGGCA CTTTATCTTCAAGCTAGAATGCAAGCCGAATGGGCACGGCTCCTTCGCCCCACGCTCCAGTTCTTCCTGATCGCCGCCTCCGTCTATACGGGACTGTCCCGAGTGTCCGACTACAAACACCACTGGAGCGATGTCCTCGCAGGACTCGTACAAGGAGCCATCGTGGCTTTACTAGTG GTTTTCTTCGTCTCTGACTTCTTCAAAAAGAGAGTGGAGCCACAGAAGGAGGCCGAGATCCCACACACCACCTTACAGGAGACACCTACGAATGGAAATCATTATGAAAACCCAAACTAA